A DNA window from Eriocheir sinensis breed Jianghai 21 chromosome 22, ASM2467909v1, whole genome shotgun sequence contains the following coding sequences:
- the LOC127002050 gene encoding uncharacterized protein LOC127002050 isoform X1 has protein sequence MVYIKGPWVQRDSHLRSDPSLHKATVKMGSSSASSLVLVTIVVMALVAVVLALPASEGGEPAGEPATFKGNNKCRDNPKSETSFQNIQREEDCLPNQDYIKELFICKNRTQTG, from the exons ATGGTATATATAAAAGGCCCGTGGGTTCAACGAGATAGTCACTTGAGGTCTGATCCATCTCTGCATAAGGCAACAGTAAAAATGGgttcttcttctgcttcgtcGCTTGTCCTCGTCACCATCGTTGTCATGGCGTTGGTGGCTGTGGTGTTGGCCCTCCCAGCCTCTGAGGGAG GGGAACCAGCGGGCGAGCCGGCAACATTCAAAGGAAACAACAA GTGCCGCGATAACCCCAAGTCGGAGACCTCGTTCCAGAACATACAGAGGGAGGAGGACTGCCTGCCCAATCAGGACTACATCAAGGAGCTCTTCATCTGCAAGAACAGGACTCAAACCGgctaa
- the LOC127002051 gene encoding uncharacterized protein LOC127002051, translated as MGSSSVVVVSFALIAVIAVVLAIPAVHVSDDDSDETQRTRMDCYSGGPGASLLCRDVEDDDDDVRPVEITFKQRLQREKDCKPYQDYIKELFICKNRTLTN; from the exons ATGGGTTCCTCGTCGGTCGTGGTCGTCAGCTTTGCCCTCATCGCTGTGATTGCTGTGGTGCTGGCAATCCCTGCCGTGCACGTCTCTGATG ACGACAGCGACGAGACGCAGCGCACGAGGATGGACTGCTACAGCGGCGGGCCTGGAGCGTCCCTCCT GTGTCGGGACgttgaagatgatgacgatgatgttcgGCCGGTCGAGATCACTTTCAAGCAGCGCCTACAGCGGGAGAAGGACTGCAAGCCTTACCAGGACTACATCAAGGAGCTCTTCATCTGCAAGAACAGGACCCTCACCAACTAA
- the LOC127002050 gene encoding uncharacterized protein LOC127002050 isoform X2, producing MGSSSASSLVLVTIVVMALVAVVLALPASEGGEPAGEPATFKGNNKCRDNPKSETSFQNIQREEDCLPNQDYIKELFICKNRTQTG from the exons ATGGgttcttcttctgcttcgtcGCTTGTCCTCGTCACCATCGTTGTCATGGCGTTGGTGGCTGTGGTGTTGGCCCTCCCAGCCTCTGAGGGAG GGGAACCAGCGGGCGAGCCGGCAACATTCAAAGGAAACAACAA GTGCCGCGATAACCCCAAGTCGGAGACCTCGTTCCAGAACATACAGAGGGAGGAGGACTGCCTGCCCAATCAGGACTACATCAAGGAGCTCTTCATCTGCAAGAACAGGACTCAAACCGgctaa